From Segatella copri, the proteins below share one genomic window:
- a CDS encoding mechanosensitive ion channel family protein encodes MKKRLYIIILLMVAFVLPSNAVLKEANLDTTLYMLRTELTNYHIDLEKQNQTAKAQQLAVIQELISIVKQADQNSIMLYSQRNGYIFDMTYACHEATEQFKKFKSKAVPFRQMIKKNNVEVARFDSLINYLYGMNTMFLSEEAQVNRNVDLTLAVNIRRQLVEKQKQLQAYVQAYDRTDRKLQALNDYANRRYEDIQNSIFNNGGDNYLRILRNISMNYKEAKTSVTEKYKPVPGMMSQWDVRIIFILFGIIIFWGLISIFLNLFTIRIVITQLMKHGMFENRKESFMAKRPCLIMAMTVVTFAVILGIVRMTVTQNFVIMASQLLVEYSWLVGVILVSILLRVDNDKIKNTFRIYSPLMLVGFIVIVFRIILIPNDLVNLIFPPVLLLCDLWQWNVIGRKHNQVLRTDKTYAFISLAVFGVSTIFAWIGFTLLAVQLIIWWTMQLTCVLTITCCEGWLSVYAKRKKLADKAITDKWLYRFIYKVLLPISGVLSFIISIYWAADVFNMSDTTWEIFNKDYIKTSNFTASLFSISEVACLYFLFNYINITSVDFMRHHFEKADPASAASKIVMFKNVMQVIIWGIWLMIALNVFQVGKSWLLAIFAGLSTGLGFASKDILENIYYGISLMMGRVKVGDYIICDGTRGKVSSISYTSTMLEATDGSVIAFQNSQLFSKNYKNMTKNHGYELDILEVGIAYGSNVKEVKQILINALMKLDCIYQDKGVKVLLKSFDDSCITLRIVVWVNVLTQAIDDATIMECIYDTLNDHNIEIPFPQREITIKQVNN; translated from the coding sequence ATGAAGAAGAGACTATACATCATAATTCTGCTGATGGTGGCATTCGTACTGCCAAGCAACGCAGTGCTCAAGGAAGCCAACCTGGACACAACGCTCTATATGCTGCGTACAGAATTGACCAACTATCACATAGACTTGGAGAAACAGAACCAAACTGCCAAGGCTCAACAGCTGGCTGTGATTCAGGAGCTCATCAGTATTGTGAAACAGGCTGACCAGAACTCCATCATGCTCTATTCGCAGCGCAATGGGTATATTTTCGACATGACGTATGCCTGTCATGAGGCTACAGAGCAGTTTAAGAAGTTTAAGTCGAAGGCTGTTCCTTTCCGCCAGATGATCAAGAAGAACAATGTTGAGGTGGCGCGTTTCGATTCACTCATCAACTATCTCTACGGCATGAACACCATGTTTCTCAGCGAAGAAGCACAGGTGAACCGAAACGTTGACCTGACTCTGGCTGTCAATATCCGCCGCCAGCTGGTAGAGAAACAGAAACAGCTGCAAGCCTATGTGCAGGCTTACGACAGAACCGACCGTAAGCTACAGGCACTCAACGACTATGCCAACCGCAGATACGAAGATATCCAGAACAGCATCTTCAATAATGGAGGCGACAACTATCTGCGTATACTCCGCAATATCAGCATGAACTATAAGGAGGCGAAGACGTCTGTAACCGAGAAATACAAGCCCGTACCAGGCATGATGTCACAATGGGATGTACGTATCATCTTCATCCTCTTCGGTATCATCATCTTCTGGGGTCTCATCTCCATCTTCCTCAATCTCTTTACCATCCGCATCGTAATTACCCAACTCATGAAGCATGGTATGTTCGAGAACAGAAAGGAAAGTTTTATGGCAAAACGTCCATGCCTTATCATGGCTATGACAGTAGTAACCTTCGCTGTTATTCTCGGTATCGTAAGAATGACGGTTACCCAGAACTTCGTGATTATGGCAAGCCAGCTGCTGGTAGAATATTCCTGGCTGGTTGGCGTCATCCTGGTATCTATCTTGCTACGTGTAGACAACGATAAGATTAAGAATACCTTCCGTATCTATTCGCCATTGATGCTGGTAGGTTTCATCGTTATCGTGTTCCGTATCATCCTGATACCAAACGACCTGGTAAACCTCATCTTTCCACCAGTCCTCCTGCTCTGCGATCTCTGGCAGTGGAATGTGATAGGCAGAAAACACAATCAGGTATTGCGTACCGACAAGACATACGCATTCATATCGCTTGCCGTATTCGGAGTAAGTACCATTTTTGCCTGGATAGGTTTCACACTGCTTGCCGTCCAGCTTATCATCTGGTGGACCATGCAGCTTACCTGCGTGCTTACCATCACCTGTTGCGAAGGATGGCTCAGCGTATATGCCAAGCGTAAAAAACTGGCAGACAAGGCGATTACCGACAAATGGCTGTATCGCTTTATCTATAAGGTATTGCTCCCTATTTCAGGTGTACTCTCGTTCATCATCTCTATCTATTGGGCTGCAGATGTATTCAACATGAGTGATACGACATGGGAGATATTCAACAAGGATTACATCAAGACCAGCAACTTCACTGCATCGCTTTTCAGTATTTCAGAGGTAGCTTGTCTGTACTTCCTGTTCAACTACATCAACATTACTTCTGTAGATTTCATGCGTCATCACTTCGAGAAAGCAGACCCGGCGTCGGCTGCTTCAAAGATTGTGATGTTCAAGAACGTGATGCAGGTGATTATCTGGGGTATCTGGCTGATGATAGCCTTGAATGTGTTCCAGGTTGGTAAATCATGGCTGCTTGCTATCTTTGCCGGCTTATCAACCGGTCTGGGTTTTGCATCAAAGGATATTCTTGAGAACATCTACTACGGCATCTCTCTGATGATGGGCCGTGTGAAGGTGGGTGATTATATCATCTGTGACGGCACCCGTGGTAAGGTGAGCAGTATCAGTTATACCTCTACGATGCTGGAGGCTACCGACGGTTCGGTCATAGCCTTCCAGAACTCGCAGCTCTTCTCCAAAAACTACAAGAACATGACCAAGAATCATGGTTATGAGCTGGATATTCTGGAGGTAGGTATTGCTTATGGCAGCAATGTGAAGGAAGTGAAACAGATTCTCATCAATGCCCTGATGAAACTGGATTGTATCTATCAGGACAAAGGTGTGAAGGTGTTACTGAAGAGTTTCGATGACAGCTGTATCACACTCAGAATTGTGGTATGGGTGAACGTGCTTACCCAAGCCATCGACGATGCCACCATCATGGAGTGCATCTACGATACGCTCAACGATCATAACATCGAGATTCCGTTCCCACAGCGTGAAATTACAATTAAACAAGTTAATAATTAA
- a CDS encoding ATPase — MKILIADSGSTKTDWALVDEQGNVMVTCKTQGISPIHQSDAEILDVLCKELVLSEQPQEVFFYGSGVTEAMKSRMKSLLQQSFPEAKVEAEGDMLGAARALFGKKPGIACILGTGANSCLYDGEKIVMNTPPLGYILGDEGSGAVIGKLFLNGIFKGTLPVSLKNKYLAWSGLDYPTIINKVYRQPLANRFLASICPFISEQIAEGEKHENGTDELNEAMALYRMILESFNQFYAKNLTPYIKYVKASTEDISQLEPGMKAWHSSLEEEIPMLGFVGSIAHYFESPLRNVMEDEFHLKISQILKAPMPGLIKYHIN, encoded by the coding sequence ATGAAGATACTCATAGCAGATAGTGGCAGCACCAAGACCGATTGGGCTCTGGTTGATGAACAGGGTAACGTGATGGTTACCTGTAAGACGCAGGGCATCAGTCCGATTCATCAGAGTGATGCCGAGATATTGGATGTATTGTGTAAGGAACTTGTTCTGTCAGAGCAGCCTCAGGAGGTTTTCTTTTATGGCAGTGGAGTAACCGAGGCGATGAAGTCTCGCATGAAATCACTCTTGCAGCAGTCTTTTCCCGAAGCCAAGGTTGAGGCAGAAGGTGATATGCTGGGAGCAGCCCGTGCCCTCTTTGGCAAGAAACCGGGTATCGCCTGTATTTTGGGAACCGGTGCCAACAGTTGTCTTTACGATGGAGAGAAGATTGTGATGAACACGCCTCCGTTGGGATATATCCTGGGCGATGAGGGTAGTGGGGCAGTAATCGGCAAACTTTTCCTCAATGGTATCTTCAAGGGCACATTGCCTGTATCGCTAAAGAATAAATATCTTGCCTGGTCGGGTTTGGATTATCCTACTATTATTAATAAGGTGTACAGACAGCCGCTTGCCAATCGCTTCCTTGCTTCCATCTGTCCTTTTATCTCAGAACAGATAGCAGAAGGTGAGAAACATGAGAACGGGACTGACGAACTGAATGAAGCGATGGCTCTCTATCGTATGATATTGGAGAGCTTCAATCAGTTCTATGCAAAGAATCTCACACCTTATATTAAATATGTCAAGGCGAGCACCGAAGATATAAGTCAGTTGGAGCCTGGCATGAAGGCCTGGCATTCATCCTTGGAAGAAGAAATCCCGATGCTTGGTTTTGTTGGAAGCATAGCTCATTACTTTGAATCACCTTTGAGAAATGTGATGGAGGATGAGTTTCATCTCAAGATTTCCCAGATTTTGAAAGCTCCGATGCCGGGGTTGATAAAATATCATATTAATTAA
- the kdsA gene encoding 3-deoxy-8-phosphooctulonate synthase: MATFIAGPCVIESMELLETVAQELVRINEKLGTKIIFKASFDKANRTSIHSFRGPGLEKGLQMLGDIREKYNLQVTTDIHESYQASAAGEVCDILQIPAFLCRQTDLLVSAAKTGKTVNIKKAQFLSGRDMKYPVEKALESGAKEVWLTERGNCFGYNNLVVDFRNIPDMKEIVPNVIMDCTHSVQRPSAGDGKTVGDRKFVPAMAKAAKAFGATGYFFEVHPDPDQGKSDAANMLELNKLESLIQELL, from the coding sequence ATGGCAACATTCATAGCAGGTCCTTGCGTCATCGAGTCAATGGAACTATTGGAAACAGTAGCGCAGGAACTCGTCCGCATCAACGAAAAGTTAGGAACTAAAATCATATTCAAGGCTTCATTCGACAAAGCCAACCGTACCAGCATCCACTCTTTCCGTGGTCCAGGACTGGAGAAAGGACTCCAGATGCTGGGAGATATCAGAGAGAAGTACAACCTTCAGGTTACAACAGATATTCATGAGAGTTATCAGGCTTCAGCAGCAGGCGAAGTTTGTGATATTCTCCAGATTCCAGCCTTCCTCTGCCGACAGACCGACCTTCTGGTTTCTGCAGCCAAGACTGGTAAAACCGTCAACATCAAGAAGGCACAGTTCCTGAGCGGTAGAGATATGAAATATCCTGTAGAAAAAGCATTGGAGAGCGGTGCCAAGGAAGTTTGGCTCACAGAACGCGGCAACTGTTTCGGCTATAACAATCTCGTGGTAGATTTCAGAAACATCCCTGACATGAAGGAGATTGTGCCAAATGTCATCATGGACTGTACCCATAGCGTTCAGCGCCCGAGTGCAGGTGACGGCAAGACCGTAGGCGACCGCAAGTTCGTACCAGCAATGGCAAAGGCGGCTAAAGCTTTCGGAGCTACCGGCTACTTCTTTGAAGTACATCCTGACCCAGACCAGGGCAAGAGCGATGCAGCCAATATGCTGGAATTAAACAAGTTGGAATCACTTATCCAGGAACTCCTTTAA
- a CDS encoding LuxR C-terminal-related transcriptional regulator codes for MKNQKMYEADDKMISIIRDNYNILQSLGSFGINLGFGDKTVREVCDEQNVDTYTFLAVVNFTINGYKEYDNADRLSLPTLLHYLKASHVYYIDFQLPFIRKELVEALDEKDNLARLILKLYDDYAHSITNHMRYEEKMVFPYVQALIDGNANANFDIETFSKHHAQVDMKLKELKSIIIKYLPSDGLHNNQLSATLYDIYNNEEWLTHHSEVEEEIFIPAVRNAERKLKQNDVSAKISSMINQTPMSDEQLSDREKDVIVALVQGMTNKEIADHLYISINTVITHRRNIARKLQIHSPAGLTIYAIVNNLVDISSVKL; via the coding sequence ATGAAAAATCAGAAGATGTATGAAGCTGACGACAAGATGATCAGCATCATTAGAGACAATTACAACATCTTGCAGAGCCTGGGCAGCTTCGGCATCAACCTGGGCTTTGGTGATAAAACTGTGCGCGAAGTTTGCGACGAGCAGAATGTGGATACTTATACATTTCTGGCTGTGGTAAACTTTACAATTAATGGTTACAAGGAGTATGACAATGCCGACCGTTTGTCGTTACCGACCTTATTGCATTATCTCAAGGCATCCCATGTCTATTATATTGATTTCCAGTTGCCTTTCATCCGTAAGGAACTCGTTGAGGCTTTGGATGAAAAGGATAATCTGGCACGCCTTATCCTCAAGCTTTATGATGATTATGCCCATAGTATCACTAATCATATGCGGTATGAAGAAAAGATGGTATTCCCTTATGTTCAGGCACTTATCGATGGTAATGCCAATGCAAACTTTGATATAGAAACCTTCTCGAAGCACCATGCTCAGGTAGATATGAAGTTAAAAGAGTTGAAGAGCATCATCATCAAGTATTTGCCTTCTGATGGCTTGCATAATAATCAGCTCAGCGCCACTCTTTATGATATATATAATAATGAGGAATGGCTCACCCATCACTCTGAGGTAGAGGAAGAAATCTTTATTCCTGCAGTAAGAAATGCAGAGCGTAAACTGAAGCAGAATGATGTGAGTGCCAAGATTTCGAGCATGATTAATCAGACTCCGATGAGTGACGAACAGTTGAGCGACCGTGAGAAAGATGTGATTGTTGCTTTGGTTCAGGGAATGACCAACAAGGAGATTGCCGATCACCTTTATATCTCCATCAACACGGTGATTACCCACCGCAGAAACATCGCCCGAAAGCTTCAGATTCACTCTCCTGCAGGTCTTACAATTTATGCCATCGTGAACAATTTGGTTGATATTTCTTCTGTAAAGCTGTAG
- a CDS encoding response regulator transcription factor, giving the protein MMKSMAGKQMPEMAIVESNTLAAMGLRQLLESVMPMMKISTFGSFRQYEANNPDHFVHSFVSMHIVLEHRYFFTQGNRNRHVIVLTPSNDPNSQLAEFHCLCVNVPEGYLIKELLNLQHSGHPHGEHIPAMPPVTQEKVLSDREIEVLSLVAQGKINKEIADQLCIGLTTVITHRKKIQEKLGLKSVSSLTIYAVMHGFVDINMI; this is encoded by the coding sequence ATGATGAAATCCATGGCTGGCAAACAGATGCCGGAAATGGCAATAGTAGAGAGCAATACACTCGCCGCAATGGGACTCAGACAACTGCTTGAGTCGGTGATGCCCATGATGAAAATCTCGACCTTCGGTTCGTTCCGTCAGTACGAGGCAAACAATCCAGACCACTTTGTTCATAGCTTTGTATCTATGCACATTGTACTGGAACACCGTTACTTCTTCACACAGGGCAACAGGAACCGCCACGTGATCGTTCTAACACCCAGCAACGATCCCAATTCGCAACTTGCAGAATTTCATTGTCTCTGCGTCAATGTACCAGAAGGATACCTGATAAAAGAGCTTCTCAACCTGCAGCATTCCGGTCATCCTCATGGCGAGCATATCCCTGCCATGCCCCCTGTCACTCAGGAAAAAGTTCTGTCGGATAGAGAAATAGAGGTATTATCTCTGGTAGCACAAGGGAAAATCAACAAAGAGATAGCCGACCAACTCTGTATCGGACTGACTACTGTGATTACCCATCGCAAGAAAATACAGGAAAAACTGGGATTAAAAAGTGTGTCTTCACTCACCATTTATGCTGTGATGCATGGTTTTGTTGACATCAATATGATCTAG
- a CDS encoding KpsF/GutQ family sugar-phosphate isomerase, whose amino-acid sequence MTDKNNNIDDKIVRGYGEQALRDEAQAILDQIPYLDDNFEKAVDMMYHCQGKIIVTGVGKSGHVGAKIAATLASTGTPAFYINPLDVYHGDLGVMTDKDVVLALSNSGQTDELLRFIPMVLHMNIPIISITGNPDSLLAKYSNHHITVKVKKEACPLNLAPTSSTTAALAMGDALAIALMQVRHFKPRDFAQFHPGGELGKRLLTTAEDVMRSDDMPIIPKEMHLGEAIIHVSKGKLGLGISLDEDNHVIGLITDGDIRRAMEKWQAEFFNKTVSDIMTTTPKMVTPKTKISEIQRIMHKYKVHTVLVVDKDNHLKGIVDHYACMV is encoded by the coding sequence ATGACCGATAAAAATAACAATATAGATGATAAGATTGTTCGCGGTTATGGCGAACAGGCTCTTAGAGACGAGGCGCAGGCCATCCTCGACCAGATACCTTATCTGGACGACAACTTTGAGAAAGCTGTAGACATGATGTATCATTGCCAAGGCAAGATTATCGTTACAGGTGTGGGCAAGAGTGGACACGTAGGTGCCAAGATTGCCGCTACACTTGCCTCTACAGGCACACCAGCCTTCTACATCAATCCACTGGATGTCTATCACGGCGACTTAGGTGTGATGACCGACAAGGATGTGGTTCTGGCACTGAGTAACAGCGGTCAGACCGATGAACTGCTTCGTTTCATCCCGATGGTACTCCACATGAATATTCCTATCATTTCCATCACCGGAAATCCAGATTCTCTGCTGGCAAAATACTCCAACCATCATATCACCGTAAAGGTAAAGAAGGAGGCTTGTCCGCTGAACCTCGCCCCTACCAGCAGTACTACTGCAGCATTGGCTATGGGTGATGCACTGGCTATCGCCCTGATGCAGGTACGCCACTTCAAGCCTCGTGACTTTGCACAGTTCCATCCTGGTGGAGAATTAGGCAAACGACTGCTGACCACAGCAGAAGATGTGATGCGCAGCGATGATATGCCTATCATTCCTAAGGAAATGCACCTGGGCGAGGCTATCATCCACGTAAGCAAGGGCAAACTGGGATTGGGTATCTCATTGGATGAAGACAACCACGTTATCGGACTTATTACCGATGGTGATATCCGACGCGCCATGGAGAAATGGCAGGCAGAATTCTTTAACAAGACTGTAAGCGACATCATGACCACCACTCCGAAAATGGTGACTCCGAAGACGAAGATTTCGGAGATTCAGCGCATCATGCACAAGTATAAGGTGCATACGGTACTGGTTGTAGACAAGGATAATCATCTGAAAGGTATCGTAGACCACTATGCCTGCATGGTGTGA
- the cls gene encoding cardiolipin synthase, whose translation MRLREIITTITLMLVSSLCSAQTSDSLIVNQLRGKGVSFSHDNSVTLLMNGQEKFDDMFQAIRQAKHSVHLEYFNFRNDSIASLLFDLLAQKVKEGVKVRALYDGFGNSSNNKPLRKRHLKKIRANGIEIYEYKPLKFPWVHAIFNRDHRKIVVIDGQIAYTGGMNVADYYIKGTKVVGEWHDMHCRIDGSEVNTLQKIFLKMWNKVSGQNVHSTEFWRYKKKDYLVENLKPDTTATAYRKMVGIINREPHITKDIIRYFYVNAINDAQDSIKIISPYFTLSHKLKKALKNAVKRGVKVEIMLSTKSDIPLTPDCGFYNAHKLMKAGCNVWMYTRGFHHTKIIMVDGKFCTVGSANLNARSLRWDYEENAVIVDSCTTQQLVQLFDGEKKDSFLLNEKNWREWRTGWQRFKGWFAAKVLTPFL comes from the coding sequence ATGAGACTCAGAGAGATAATAACAACGATAACACTGATGCTGGTCAGTTCGCTGTGCAGCGCACAGACCAGCGATTCACTGATTGTAAATCAGCTTCGTGGGAAAGGTGTGAGTTTTTCTCACGATAATTCCGTGACCCTACTGATGAATGGTCAGGAAAAGTTTGATGATATGTTCCAGGCAATCCGACAGGCTAAACATAGTGTACACCTGGAATACTTTAACTTTCGCAACGACAGCATCGCCTCCCTCCTCTTCGACCTGCTAGCTCAGAAAGTCAAGGAGGGTGTGAAGGTGAGAGCCTTATATGATGGTTTCGGAAACTCTTCCAACAATAAGCCTCTTCGAAAGAGACATCTCAAGAAAATCCGTGCCAATGGTATAGAGATTTATGAATACAAGCCCCTGAAGTTTCCATGGGTACATGCAATCTTCAACCGTGATCACCGTAAAATCGTTGTCATCGATGGGCAGATAGCCTATACGGGCGGTATGAACGTAGCCGATTACTATATAAAAGGTACGAAGGTTGTAGGAGAATGGCACGATATGCACTGTCGCATCGATGGCAGTGAGGTAAATACCCTGCAGAAGATATTCCTCAAAATGTGGAATAAGGTGAGCGGACAGAATGTGCACAGCACTGAGTTCTGGAGATATAAGAAGAAGGATTATCTGGTAGAGAATCTCAAGCCAGATACGACAGCAACAGCCTACAGAAAGATGGTCGGCATCATCAACCGCGAACCGCATATTACAAAAGATATCATCCGATATTTTTATGTGAATGCCATCAATGATGCACAGGACAGCATCAAGATTATCAGCCCCTACTTTACCTTGAGTCATAAACTTAAAAAGGCATTGAAGAATGCAGTGAAAAGAGGAGTAAAGGTAGAAATCATGCTCTCTACCAAGAGCGACATTCCGCTGACTCCTGACTGTGGTTTCTATAATGCGCACAAGCTGATGAAGGCAGGATGCAATGTTTGGATGTACACACGGGGCTTCCACCATACCAAGATTATCATGGTAGACGGCAAGTTCTGTACCGTGGGCAGTGCCAATCTCAATGCCCGAAGCCTGCGCTGGGACTATGAAGAGAATGCAGTGATTGTGGATTCTTGTACTACCCAACAACTGGTACAGCTCTTTGATGGGGAAAAGAAAGACAGTTTCTTACTCAATGAGAAGAACTGGAGAGAATGGCGTACGGGCTGGCAAAGATTCAAAGGATGGTTTGCCGCAAAGGTACTCACTCCATTCTTGTAA